A stretch of the Veillonella parvula DSM 2008 genome encodes the following:
- the mfd gene encoding transcription-repair coupling factor encodes MDNTLTKLLSQNPSFVDGLNAFQRKGKSVIYGLSGSQKSFLLSQSFSAGLTKPVVIVVHDKDHKEMWERDLAFFMPNAPVLSFPTTDHVDFTTVARSLEVQGAQMRALALLAWQEPAVVIANAEEVTQYVVSPHYLKGQSLHFALNDAIERDVALEQLVTIGYERVDQVEQRGHFAVRGDILDIYPVNSDHPIRIEFFGDEIDTLRFFSVENQRSIEQIESYTVTPFFLGKSDADSTLLSYVKEGTLIYDEPGRIQEALKKFLKEDPTHRKNHCDWNELQRTVDARNQVAFTFMQQRSIGLTGFNPIGIQGKTMTSFERQIPLLTDEIKQWHRLHHQVVIVLNNQQRREGIERALEGEHIVFTHSDTWIAKPNTVIILNGLLTDGFELPNSHLVVVVEGNIYGQQKRKLRNKPKKGQEINYFTDLTPGDYVVHSMHGIGKYIGLKTIETEGIHRDYIEIAYAGTDKLFLPANNLDQLQKYIGNEGDVPRIHKMGGRDWAKVVTKAKKSIDDLADKLVEIYAQREITEGFAFLPDQPWQQEFEDAFPYEETEDQLQATAEIKESMERPVPMDRLLAGDVGFGKTEVAMRAIFKAVMSGKQVAVLVPTTVLAQQHFQTFLNRFAPFGVKVDVLNRFRTTSEKKQILKGVEDGSIDILIGTHSLLNKKVVFKDLGMLVVDEEQRFGVAQKEKWKEWASNIDVLTLSATPIPRTLHMSLVGVREMSVINTPPEERLPVQTYVVEYDMNLIADAIKRELARGGQVYFVYNRVASINHMGELLESALPGLRYAVAHGQMTGRQIEEIMTDFYEGHYDVLLSTSIIETGLDIPNANTIIIYDADRLGLSQLYQMRGRVGRSRRRAYAYFMYRPDKILSEAAEKRLKAIEEFTELGAGFKLAMRDLEIRGAGNLLGSQQHGNIASVGFGMYVSMLEEAIAKAQNKEVERDVSIDPAIDLEVDAFIDDAYIKDSARKISVYQRLLHIKSKEQLDDMTDELIDRFGTPTDPVDRLLRIAQIKEQARLLGIKSVVRRDKQLTIHWHDDSKMADWDMGAVPEDLWKKMKFMDTKPATLYVSLNGMKGSILTITEAVIKALSHKSPTKEGL; translated from the coding sequence ATGGATAATACATTAACAAAACTGCTTTCACAGAACCCATCCTTTGTGGATGGGCTAAACGCATTTCAGCGAAAGGGGAAGTCAGTCATATATGGTCTTAGCGGATCTCAAAAGAGTTTCCTCTTAAGTCAATCTTTTTCTGCAGGTCTTACAAAACCTGTAGTCATCGTAGTCCATGATAAGGACCATAAGGAGATGTGGGAACGGGACTTAGCTTTTTTCATGCCTAATGCACCAGTCTTATCATTTCCTACAACAGATCATGTAGACTTTACGACTGTGGCTCGCAGTCTTGAAGTCCAAGGTGCGCAGATGCGAGCATTAGCACTGTTGGCGTGGCAAGAGCCGGCAGTAGTCATTGCCAATGCTGAAGAGGTTACACAGTATGTTGTATCGCCTCATTACTTAAAGGGGCAATCGTTGCATTTTGCTTTAAATGATGCAATTGAACGTGATGTAGCCCTTGAACAGCTCGTAACAATTGGATATGAACGCGTAGACCAGGTGGAACAACGTGGTCATTTTGCTGTGCGTGGAGATATTTTGGATATTTATCCTGTAAATAGTGATCATCCGATTCGTATTGAATTCTTTGGCGATGAGATCGATACATTGCGTTTCTTCTCCGTTGAGAATCAACGTTCCATTGAGCAAATTGAATCCTACACGGTGACGCCTTTCTTTCTTGGTAAAAGTGATGCGGACAGTACTTTATTATCTTATGTGAAAGAGGGCACTCTAATTTATGATGAGCCTGGGCGTATTCAAGAGGCGTTAAAGAAATTCTTAAAAGAAGATCCTACACATCGGAAAAATCATTGTGATTGGAATGAACTACAACGTACTGTAGATGCTAGGAATCAAGTGGCTTTTACATTTATGCAACAACGCTCTATCGGTCTCACTGGATTTAACCCTATCGGTATTCAAGGGAAGACGATGACGAGTTTTGAGCGTCAAATTCCACTATTAACAGATGAAATTAAGCAATGGCATCGTTTACATCATCAAGTGGTGATAGTACTAAATAATCAGCAACGACGAGAAGGTATTGAGCGTGCCCTTGAAGGGGAGCATATTGTATTTACTCATAGTGATACATGGATTGCTAAGCCTAATACCGTTATTATTTTAAATGGGTTATTAACAGATGGCTTTGAATTGCCTAATAGCCATCTTGTGGTTGTGGTAGAAGGCAATATTTACGGACAGCAAAAGCGCAAGCTTCGGAATAAGCCTAAAAAGGGCCAAGAAATCAATTATTTCACGGATTTAACCCCTGGTGACTATGTTGTACATAGTATGCACGGTATCGGTAAGTATATTGGTCTTAAAACGATAGAAACGGAAGGCATCCATCGGGACTATATTGAAATCGCTTATGCTGGAACGGATAAATTGTTCTTACCTGCAAATAATTTAGATCAGTTACAAAAATACATCGGCAATGAAGGTGATGTGCCTCGTATTCATAAGATGGGTGGCCGTGACTGGGCTAAAGTTGTTACAAAGGCAAAAAAATCCATTGATGATTTGGCAGATAAGCTCGTTGAGATATATGCACAACGAGAAATCACAGAAGGCTTTGCATTCTTGCCGGATCAACCATGGCAGCAAGAGTTTGAAGATGCGTTCCCATATGAGGAGACGGAAGACCAGTTACAGGCTACGGCGGAAATTAAAGAATCTATGGAACGACCTGTTCCTATGGATCGCCTGCTCGCTGGTGATGTAGGATTTGGTAAAACGGAAGTGGCTATGCGCGCCATTTTCAAGGCCGTTATGAGCGGAAAACAAGTGGCAGTACTTGTACCAACTACGGTTTTAGCACAGCAACATTTCCAAACTTTTTTGAATCGCTTTGCTCCATTTGGGGTAAAAGTAGATGTGCTTAATCGATTCCGAACTACATCAGAGAAAAAACAAATTCTTAAAGGCGTAGAGGATGGATCTATTGATATTCTCATTGGAACCCATTCATTACTTAACAAAAAGGTGGTATTCAAAGACTTAGGAATGCTTGTTGTAGACGAGGAGCAACGTTTTGGGGTAGCACAAAAAGAAAAGTGGAAAGAGTGGGCTAGCAATATCGATGTACTCACCTTGAGTGCTACACCGATTCCGCGGACTTTACATATGTCCCTTGTTGGCGTTCGAGAAATGTCTGTTATCAATACTCCGCCAGAGGAGCGATTGCCTGTTCAAACCTATGTGGTGGAATACGATATGAATCTCATAGCAGATGCTATCAAACGAGAACTTGCAAGAGGTGGACAGGTCTATTTCGTATATAACCGTGTCGCATCTATTAATCATATGGGAGAACTATTAGAATCTGCATTGCCTGGTTTGCGTTATGCTGTTGCTCATGGACAGATGACAGGCCGTCAAATTGAGGAGATTATGACCGATTTCTATGAAGGTCATTATGATGTGCTCTTGTCTACAAGTATCATTGAAACCGGCTTAGATATTCCTAATGCCAATACTATCATCATTTATGATGCAGACCGTTTAGGTTTATCTCAGCTATACCAAATGCGAGGGCGTGTAGGCCGTTCTCGTAGACGTGCTTATGCATACTTTATGTATCGGCCAGATAAAATACTTTCAGAGGCAGCTGAAAAGCGTTTGAAAGCCATAGAGGAGTTCACTGAGCTCGGCGCAGGATTTAAGTTAGCCATGCGAGATTTAGAGATTCGCGGTGCCGGTAATCTATTAGGTTCACAGCAACATGGTAATATCGCATCTGTCGGCTTTGGCATGTACGTGAGTATGTTAGAAGAGGCGATTGCAAAGGCTCAAAATAAAGAAGTTGAGCGAGATGTATCCATTGATCCAGCTATCGACTTAGAGGTAGATGCGTTTATTGATGATGCGTATATCAAAGATAGTGCTCGTAAGATTTCTGTATACCAACGATTGTTACATATTAAATCTAAAGAGCAACTCGACGATATGACGGATGAGCTCATTGATCGCTTTGGTACACCAACCGATCCAGTAGACCGTTTGTTGCGCATTGCTCAAATTAAGGAGCAAGCACGTCTACTGGGCATTAAGAGTGTCGTCCGTAGAGATAAGCAACTCACTATCCATTGGCATGACGATTCTAAAATGGCCGATTGGGATATGGGGGCT
- a CDS encoding ABC transporter permease: MNWRLYWNQIVAIIWKELLATFKDPKTRIILLLPVLIQGFLFGYAATYNLNKVPYVLIDESHTQTAAALESTINSSGVFELYQSVNSPDIIAPLIDSNKVIMAVIIPQDFEENLKHKQPTSITVIVNGTNTMTSGLAAAYMGQIISQFNQTWLGVEYKGITIESRTWYNENQQSSWTFLTGLVILISMTQVIMLGGLSVAREREQGTFDQLLVTPVSSMQILIAKSIPPMIIGLFQSTVLLLIAMFWFKVPFRGNIFLVYAVLFTFISSSIGLGLSISAIAKNMQQVLVYVFVFLFPLALLSGLITPVHNMPKILQYLTYGNPMRFSVEAMRRIYLEGAGLTDIWFNFIPMIILTIVTMSMAGWLFRNRVG; encoded by the coding sequence ATGAATTGGCGCCTGTACTGGAACCAAATTGTTGCTATCATATGGAAAGAGCTATTAGCCACCTTCAAAGATCCGAAAACTCGTATAATCTTACTGTTACCGGTTCTTATTCAAGGGTTCCTTTTCGGTTATGCCGCAACCTATAATCTCAACAAGGTTCCCTATGTATTGATTGATGAAAGTCATACGCAGACCGCAGCTGCATTAGAATCGACTATTAATTCATCCGGTGTTTTTGAACTGTATCAATCTGTGAACTCTCCGGATATAATCGCACCATTAATAGACTCCAACAAGGTTATTATGGCGGTTATCATACCTCAGGATTTTGAAGAAAACTTAAAGCATAAACAACCTACATCTATTACTGTTATTGTAAATGGAACGAATACAATGACTTCAGGTCTTGCCGCAGCCTATATGGGGCAAATCATTTCTCAATTCAATCAGACTTGGTTAGGTGTTGAGTATAAGGGAATCACGATTGAATCTCGTACCTGGTACAATGAAAATCAGCAGTCTTCCTGGACTTTCTTGACAGGTCTCGTTATATTGATCAGTATGACACAAGTTATCATGCTGGGGGGCTTATCTGTGGCGAGAGAACGAGAGCAGGGGACCTTTGATCAATTATTGGTGACGCCCGTATCATCTATGCAAATTTTGATTGCAAAGTCTATACCACCCATGATAATAGGACTGTTTCAAAGTACTGTATTGTTATTAATAGCCATGTTTTGGTTTAAAGTTCCATTTCGGGGCAATATATTTCTTGTGTATGCCGTGTTGTTTACGTTTATAAGTAGTAGTATTGGATTGGGATTATCTATTTCGGCTATTGCAAAAAATATGCAGCAAGTTCTCGTATATGTTTTTGTCTTTCTTTTTCCACTAGCCTTATTGTCCGGATTAATCACACCTGTACATAATATGCCGAAAATATTGCAATATCTTACATATGGAAATCCTATGCGGTTTTCTGTTGAGGCAATGCGCAGAATTTATCTAGAAGGTGCAGGATTGACGGATATTTGGTTTAACTTTATTCCTATGATTATATTAACTATTGTTACTATGTCAATGGCGGGGTGGTTGTTTAGAAATCGTGTGGGATAA
- a CDS encoding ABC transporter permease, with the protein MNGFIRRFSSLVYKENLQVLRDPSTILLGVVLPILLIILIGSGVTLDVKHVPIAVVMERQDSMTQSVYDSLYGSEYFQPIAVRDRKTAELLLEKRKVDAILVIPQDFSSQVMRGQGKVQGIYYGVDTSVAMSIESYVNSAINLWAVKNIPFMLRGGYITMNHRMWFNEANTSTWFLIPGLIMIIMTIVSVFLTAVVMAREWERGTFEALFVTPVKPIEIILAKVVPYYVLAMLGLLFCLGVSYFFYEVPMRGSLWIICIVSTLYLIVSLNMGLLISAFTKKQFLACQMALLTSFLPALILTGFLFDPHSQPVVIQYISRLLPPTYFLELLKSLFLGGNNWYLIIKNSVVLSGFAICFTILTIYITRKKVE; encoded by the coding sequence ATGAACGGATTTATAAGACGGTTTTCCTCATTGGTATATAAGGAAAACTTACAAGTATTGCGCGACCCCAGCACTATTTTGTTGGGGGTTGTGCTACCGATACTACTTATTATCCTCATCGGTTCAGGGGTTACTTTGGATGTTAAACACGTGCCGATAGCAGTGGTTATGGAACGTCAAGATTCGATGACCCAAAGTGTGTATGACTCCTTATACGGCTCTGAGTACTTTCAACCTATAGCGGTTCGCGATAGAAAGACGGCGGAACTATTGCTAGAAAAACGAAAGGTAGATGCTATACTGGTGATTCCACAGGATTTTTCGTCTCAAGTTATGCGCGGACAAGGAAAGGTACAGGGAATCTACTACGGTGTCGATACTTCGGTAGCGATGAGCATAGAAAGTTATGTAAACTCAGCTATTAATTTATGGGCCGTTAAGAATATTCCGTTTATGTTACGTGGTGGATATATAACAATGAACCATCGTATGTGGTTTAATGAGGCAAATACGAGTACCTGGTTTTTGATTCCCGGGCTCATCATGATTATCATGACGATTGTATCCGTTTTTCTTACGGCTGTCGTTATGGCTAGAGAATGGGAACGTGGTACTTTCGAGGCTTTATTTGTTACACCAGTTAAGCCTATTGAAATTATTTTGGCTAAGGTAGTGCCTTATTATGTATTGGCCATGTTGGGGCTGTTGTTTTGCCTCGGTGTTTCGTATTTCTTTTATGAAGTACCTATGCGTGGTTCCTTATGGATCATCTGCATCGTGTCCACATTGTATTTGATTGTTTCCTTAAATATGGGACTACTTATATCTGCGTTTACGAAGAAACAGTTCTTAGCTTGTCAAATGGCGTTACTTACCAGTTTTTTACCGGCGTTGATATTGACGGGGTTTTTATTTGATCCACATTCACAACCTGTGGTGATTCAATATATTTCACGGCTTTTACCTCCTACATATTTTTTAGAATTACTAAAATCATTGTTTCTCGGTGGAAATAACTGGTATTTGATCATTAAAAATAGCGTTGTATTATCTGGGTTTGCTATTTGCTTTACAATATTGACGATTTATATTACGCGGAAGAAGGTGGAATAA
- a CDS encoding ABC transporter ATP-binding protein: MSEGRCFQVKIPKSLSMRNVQAALMDDRKCVADAVPEAGAVRYIKTKEMLSIPWLNEYGMEEQPVQSRLEDTFMMLLKEDEFTSKQGTSLLDAIDMDLDESAIEKERKRLLSPNEMVERPVEISVSHLVRTFGDFTAVANTSFTVQRGEVFGLLGPNGAGKTTTFRMLCGLLPVTSGDLRVAGVDVVKSRTAARSNFGYVAQKFSLYGNLSVMENLEFFAGVYGLYGQKKDNRIEAVIKEFHLNDVRDMIAGDLPGGYKQRLSMAAALMHEPKILFLDEPTSGIDPLTRRNFWRQITSLSNRGTTIIITTHFMDESEYCDRIMIQDAGKLVVLGTHDEVRRTAGDETCTMDEAFISVILEKREQEEDV, from the coding sequence ATGTCTGAGGGGCGATGCTTTCAGGTAAAAATTCCGAAGTCATTGAGCATGCGAAATGTACAGGCCGCATTGATGGATGATAGAAAATGTGTGGCGGATGCAGTTCCGGAGGCCGGTGCCGTGAGGTACATAAAAACAAAAGAAATGCTTTCGATTCCATGGCTTAATGAGTACGGTATGGAGGAACAACCAGTTCAGAGCCGTTTGGAAGATACCTTTATGATGCTGTTAAAAGAGGATGAGTTTACTTCGAAACAGGGGACTTCCCTTTTAGATGCTATCGATATGGATTTGGATGAAAGTGCGATAGAGAAAGAACGAAAGCGTTTGTTGTCCCCAAATGAAATGGTTGAGCGTCCAGTAGAAATTTCTGTATCTCATTTGGTGAGAACATTCGGTGATTTTACGGCGGTAGCTAATACATCATTTACGGTGCAGCGCGGAGAAGTATTCGGATTGCTTGGACCAAACGGAGCCGGCAAGACGACGACATTTCGTATGTTGTGTGGCTTATTACCTGTAACGAGCGGTGATTTACGTGTAGCTGGTGTTGATGTCGTTAAATCTCGTACGGCGGCAAGAAGCAATTTTGGCTATGTAGCGCAAAAGTTTTCTTTGTACGGCAATTTGTCCGTTATGGAAAATCTAGAATTTTTTGCTGGTGTGTATGGTTTGTACGGTCAAAAAAAGGATAATCGAATAGAAGCTGTTATTAAGGAGTTTCATCTGAACGATGTGAGAGATATGATAGCCGGTGATTTGCCCGGTGGTTATAAACAGCGCTTGTCCATGGCAGCTGCGCTAATGCATGAGCCTAAAATTCTTTTCTTGGATGAGCCCACAAGTGGTATTGATCCTCTTACACGGCGTAATTTCTGGAGACAGATTACTTCTTTATCAAATCGAGGAACAACGATTATTATTACGACTCATTTTATGGATGAATCGGAATATTGTGACCGTATTATGATTCAGGATGCAGGGAAACTCGTTGTGCTAGGAACACATGATGAGGTTAGACGGACTGCTGGCGACGAGACTTGTACTATGGATGAAGCGTTTATCTCCGTCATACTGGAAAAACGGGAACAGGAGGAGGACGTATGA
- a CDS encoding efflux RND transporter periplasmic adaptor subunit gives MKEKLDVLKRWMANNKKKCVGIMIAFLIILGGVGYYAYNQYEAYMASHHIVLQGNVNLREVNVAFRGSDRIASLLVDEGAVVSQGQILGYLHSDELNLAVQQAKATIAAQEAIVAKLQAGSRPEEIAQASARVTSAEAALAQSKQEAEKLQKSYNASNGKAVSRQSVDDIQAKVKVSEAKLNEAQQAYNLAVAGPRQEDIAQAQAQLDSMKSELARQEFLLNQTVLTAPIDGVITARLLQVGDMASPSTPVFKLAENTKKWVRVYVNERDLGKIYNGMAANVTTDTYKNEPIHGTIGYISSVAEFTPKSVETEDVRTTLVYEVRVYVDDPNNRLRLGMPATVSIDI, from the coding sequence ATGAAAGAGAAACTTGATGTCCTTAAACGTTGGATGGCGAATAATAAAAAAAAGTGCGTAGGTATAATGATTGCTTTTCTAATAATTTTGGGTGGCGTAGGATATTATGCTTATAATCAATACGAAGCGTACATGGCCTCTCATCACATCGTGTTGCAAGGTAATGTGAATCTGCGGGAAGTGAATGTTGCATTTCGGGGAAGTGATCGGATTGCCAGCCTGTTAGTGGATGAAGGTGCGGTCGTGAGCCAAGGACAGATTTTGGGGTATTTACATTCTGATGAATTGAATCTTGCTGTACAGCAGGCTAAGGCTACCATTGCGGCACAGGAAGCTATAGTGGCCAAGTTGCAAGCAGGTAGTAGACCAGAAGAAATCGCTCAAGCATCGGCACGAGTTACATCTGCAGAAGCTGCATTAGCTCAATCGAAACAAGAAGCAGAGAAGTTACAAAAATCATATAATGCTTCAAATGGTAAGGCCGTCAGTCGACAGTCTGTAGATGATATACAGGCGAAGGTGAAAGTATCGGAAGCCAAATTAAATGAGGCTCAGCAAGCATACAATTTAGCTGTCGCAGGGCCAAGACAGGAAGATATAGCACAGGCCCAAGCACAATTGGATTCGATGAAAAGTGAATTGGCTCGTCAGGAGTTTTTGTTAAACCAAACTGTATTAACGGCTCCTATAGATGGTGTTATAACGGCCCGATTATTACAGGTCGGTGATATGGCTTCACCGAGTACACCTGTATTTAAGTTGGCTGAGAATACCAAAAAGTGGGTTCGTGTATATGTGAACGAACGAGATTTAGGGAAAATTTATAATGGTATGGCAGCAAATGTAACAACGGATACATATAAGAACGAACCGATTCACGGCACAATCGGATATATTTCCTCCGTAGCGGAATTTACCCCTAAATCGGTAGAAACGGAAGATGTGCGTACTACCCTTGTGTATGAAGTGCGGGTATATGTGGATGACCCAAATAATCGCCTTCGTTTAGGAATGCCTGCCACTGTTTCCATTGATATATAG
- a CDS encoding efflux transporter outer membrane subunit has protein sequence MMTNRKQLLIVYICLALGAWSASAGVSFSQSNGDANRMSRDNTTVQHRSEKTVDDSDQGSPVIASYYKDGKKKKKKSTAAEEPKLSEKQKATKELNEHFWVEEAGKHPLPYEVVEGKAVSEEELAHWWKVFNDPVLDQLIDLTLKNNRQLEVARSRVRQGRLQLGIAEAQRLPWLDASGSWSANRGQGEWDSDQEAINNLPIPDKMTRNVETGKLGIDARWEIDIFGRQKAKSRAASNSLQASQADLYSTWVSLSAETALQYMSLRTLQEQLRITEEDVKRQQEALELIKINYQSGIINELPVQQATYALSQTQAEIPSLKKNIASTMSALSILTGTVPGEIDGLLMENTSLPTVDPHMFIGIPAEALRQRPDIQAAERRIAAQQQKTKAAKSDLKPRFSLNGSIGLESFSSGGLISAIGKMIGIGPSITMPIFNAGAIRKNIKVQTEKEQEYLALYEETVLKAVGEVRNAVTDASQDHIKSEELKSAVESAQQAESLAQTNFDSGLSDYLSVLDARRNVLSARRQYIMSRGQEFADTVRLFKSLGGGWEAMDMDQEAEADSHAKK, from the coding sequence ATGATGACGAATAGAAAACAACTTTTAATTGTTTATATATGTTTAGCATTAGGGGCTTGGAGTGCTAGCGCGGGCGTCAGTTTTAGTCAATCAAACGGCGATGCGAATCGAATGAGTCGAGATAATACGACAGTACAGCATAGGTCTGAAAAAACTGTTGACGATTCTGACCAAGGCAGTCCTGTTATTGCATCGTATTACAAGGATGGCAAAAAAAAGAAGAAAAAGAGCACTGCTGCTGAAGAGCCTAAGCTTTCAGAGAAACAAAAAGCAACTAAAGAATTAAATGAACATTTTTGGGTAGAAGAAGCGGGAAAACATCCGTTACCGTATGAGGTTGTAGAAGGAAAAGCGGTCAGTGAAGAAGAATTAGCCCATTGGTGGAAGGTTTTTAATGATCCTGTATTGGATCAATTAATTGATTTGACACTCAAAAATAATCGGCAGTTAGAGGTAGCTCGTTCTCGAGTTAGACAAGGGCGGTTACAGTTGGGAATTGCTGAAGCACAACGATTACCTTGGCTAGATGCTTCCGGTTCATGGTCGGCTAATAGAGGGCAAGGCGAATGGGATTCGGACCAAGAAGCGATAAATAATTTGCCTATACCTGATAAGATGACGAGAAATGTAGAAACCGGTAAATTGGGAATTGATGCGCGATGGGAAATTGATATATTCGGGAGACAAAAAGCAAAATCACGTGCTGCATCAAATTCGTTACAAGCATCACAGGCGGATTTATATTCCACCTGGGTATCATTGAGCGCGGAAACAGCATTACAGTATATGTCGTTAAGAACTTTACAGGAGCAATTGCGCATAACGGAAGAGGATGTGAAGCGTCAGCAGGAAGCGTTGGAACTGATTAAGATAAATTATCAGTCTGGTATTATCAACGAATTACCTGTACAACAGGCTACATATGCATTATCTCAGACTCAAGCGGAGATTCCTTCATTAAAGAAAAATATAGCTTCCACAATGTCTGCTCTTTCTATATTGACAGGAACAGTTCCAGGCGAGATTGACGGGTTATTGATGGAAAATACTTCATTACCTACGGTGGATCCACACATGTTTATTGGCATACCGGCGGAAGCTTTACGACAACGGCCCGATATTCAGGCGGCGGAACGACGTATTGCGGCACAACAACAGAAAACCAAGGCTGCAAAGTCTGACCTTAAGCCTAGATTTTCATTAAATGGCAGTATAGGCTTGGAGTCGTTTTCATCGGGAGGTCTTATTTCAGCTATTGGTAAAATGATAGGAATAGGACCATCTATCACTATGCCTATTTTCAATGCCGGTGCTATTCGTAAGAATATAAAAGTACAAACGGAAAAGGAACAGGAATACTTGGCACTTTACGAAGAGACTGTTTTGAAAGCTGTAGGGGAGGTCCGAAATGCGGTGACGGATGCATCTCAGGATCATATTAAGTCTGAGGAATTGAAATCTGCTGTAGAATCTGCACAGCAAGCAGAATCTTTGGCGCAAACCAATTTTGACTCCGGTCTTAGCGATTACTTAAGTGTTCTTGATGCACGAAGAAATGTATTGTCTGCAAGGCGGCAATATATCATGAGTCGGGGGCAAGAGTTTGCTGATACCGTTCGTTTATTCAAATCCTTAGGCGGTGGTTGGGAAGCCATGGACATGGATCAGGAGGCAGAGGCGGATTCGCATGCTAAGAAATAG
- a CDS encoding helix-turn-helix domain-containing protein, whose translation MYIGEIIKSYREQHNMTIEEFANKSNLSQAEINQLEELFQSDGTTPYPVAMRQIKSIAEAIEQPIPIIMNLISADQEIVVNVVAESDQPHAK comes from the coding sequence ATGTATATCGGTGAAATCATTAAAAGCTATCGCGAACAACATAATATGACGATCGAAGAATTCGCAAACAAATCGAATCTAAGTCAAGCAGAAATCAACCAATTGGAAGAATTATTTCAAAGCGATGGAACAACACCTTATCCTGTTGCAATGCGACAAATTAAAAGTATAGCTGAAGCCATCGAACAGCCAATCCCCATCATTATGAATCTTATTTCTGCAGATCAAGAAATTGTCGTTAACGTAGTAGCTGAATCAGATCAGCCACATGCGAAATAA
- the speE gene encoding polyamine aminopropyltransferase, which translates to MSQWITEEQTSHLRLSAEAEEVLYSGKSEFQKIEVFKSKEYGMMLALDGVFQTSEREEFIYHEMMSHIPLFLHPNPERVLIIGGGDGGVARECVRHDCVKEVTMVEIDGKVVELAKQYLPTIAKAMIENHPKLTVKIGDGIGFMAEAEDYYDVIIVDCSDPIGPGEGLFTEEFYKNTLKALKADGLFVQQTESPILHQPLVEKVFGYVNSHFPIARLYTAFIPIYPAGMHCFTLGSKTFDPLTWIPNREQNFETKYYNADIQKAAFALPNFVKNYLPSK; encoded by the coding sequence ATGAGTCAATGGATTACTGAGGAACAAACCTCTCATTTACGTCTAAGCGCTGAAGCGGAAGAAGTGCTTTACTCTGGGAAATCTGAGTTCCAAAAAATTGAAGTTTTTAAATCAAAAGAGTATGGTATGATGCTCGCTTTAGATGGCGTGTTCCAAACATCTGAGCGTGAAGAGTTTATCTATCATGAAATGATGAGTCATATTCCTTTGTTCTTACATCCTAATCCTGAGCGTGTCTTGATTATCGGTGGTGGTGATGGTGGCGTAGCTAGAGAATGTGTACGTCATGACTGCGTAAAAGAAGTAACGATGGTTGAAATTGATGGTAAAGTTGTGGAGCTAGCAAAACAATATCTACCAACTATTGCTAAAGCTATGATTGAAAACCACCCTAAATTGACTGTAAAAATTGGTGATGGTATTGGTTTCATGGCAGAAGCAGAAGATTATTATGATGTAATTATCGTGGACTGTTCCGATCCAATCGGTCCTGGTGAAGGCTTGTTTACAGAAGAATTTTATAAGAATACATTAAAAGCTTTGAAAGCTGATGGCTTGTTTGTACAACAAACAGAATCTCCGATATTACACCAACCATTAGTGGAAAAAGTATTTGGTTATGTTAATAGCCATTTTCCAATTGCGCGCTTATATACAGCTTTCATTCCAATCTATCCTGCAGGGATGCATTGTTTTACCTTGGGGTCTAAAACATTTGATCCTCTAACATGGATTCCAAACCGAGAACAAAACTTTGAAACTAAGTACTATAATGCAGACATTCAAAAAGCTGCTTTTGCATTGCCAAATTTTGTAAAAAATTATTTGCCAAGTAAGTAA
- a CDS encoding peptidylprolyl isomerase, giving the protein MKKAKIHMADGGDIIIELFDKEAPGTVQNFIDLINKGFYNGLRFHRVIPGFVAQGGCPNGNGTGGPGYTIKDELVGNPHKHERGALSMAHRGPNTGGSQFFIVYEPQPHLDGVHTVFGKVIEGMDVVDGIQQGAIMETVEVIEG; this is encoded by the coding sequence ATGAAAAAAGCAAAAATCCATATGGCTGACGGCGGCGATATTATAATTGAATTATTTGATAAAGAAGCACCTGGAACAGTACAAAACTTCATTGATCTGATCAATAAAGGTTTTTACAATGGTCTTCGTTTCCACCGTGTAATCCCTGGTTTCGTAGCACAAGGTGGTTGTCCTAATGGCAACGGTACAGGTGGTCCTGGCTATACAATTAAAGACGAACTAGTTGGCAATCCTCATAAACATGAGCGTGGTGCCTTGTCTATGGCTCACCGTGGCCCTAATACTGGTGGTAGTCAATTCTTTATTGTATACGAACCACAACCTCATTTAGATGGTGTACATACCGTATTTGGTAAAGTCATTGAAGGTATGGATGTAGTTGATGGTATCCAACAAGGTGCTATCATGGAAACTGTAGAAGTAATCGAAGGTTAA